TTTCATTATCTTTTCTATTGATTGAACCTTATCTATCTCAATTGCATAATCTTCATCTTCTACTTTAGTAACAATATATAAACTCAATTAAAAACACCCCTTTAAAATAAATTATTAGAGTCTATTATTAAGGCAACTTGTCCATCACCAAGTATTGTTGCACCTGAAACAATTTTAATGTTACTTAAATATTTCCCAAGTGGCTTTATAACAATTTCTTGCTGACCTATTAATTCATCAATGATACATGCAGCTAAATTTTCACCTTTTTTAAGAATAACACATATTAAATCAACATTTAATCCTGTGTTTTCTATTTCTAATATTTCATTTAATCTAATTAAGGGTATTACCTTGCCTCTATATAATATTACTTCTTTCCCCTGTACTTTGTGAATTTCATTTATATTTTTATGTACAACCTCTGAAATTGAATTAAGTGGAAAGGCATATTTCTCATCTCCGACTTTTACTAATAGAGCCTGTATAATTGCTAATGTCAAAGGCAACTTAATAACAAATTTAGTTCCCTTGTTTTTCTCAGTTATAACATCAACATCACCATTTAACGCTTCAATTTTAGTTTTTACTACGTCAAGGCCAACACCTCTACCTGAAATGTCGGATATTTTATCAGAGGTGCTAAACCCGGGTTCAAACAATATTTTTATTATCTTGTCTTTTGAAATTTGATTTAGCTCTTCTTTTGACATAAAGCCCTTTTCTATAGCTTTTGTTTTTATTTTGTCTAAGTCAATGCCAGCTCCATCATCACTAACTTCAATAATAACATTATTTCCTTCATGATATGCTTTTAAGTTTATAATTCCTGTTTCTGGTTTTTTTATCTTTATTCTTTCTTCCGGTGTCTCAATTCCATGGTCTATTGAGTTTCTTATTAAATGAACAAGTGGATCACCAATTTCATCAATTATGGTCCTATCAACTTCAGTTTCTTCCCCATACATATTTAATGTTATTTTTTTGTTTAATTCACGTGAAACATCCCTTACCATCCTTGGAAAACGACTAAACACTCTTTCGACTGGTACCATTCTAACCTTCATTACAGCATCATGTAGATTCGTTGTAATTCTTTCAAGATATTCTATTGTAGCAGCTTTTTCGGAATTTTTATTATCAGATTCAATATCTTCCAATCTCGTCTTTACAATTATAAGTTCACTTACAAGATTCATCAGATTATCAAGTCTTTCAATATCAACCCTCACTGTTTTAGTAGTTTTAGTATTTTTTTGAACATTTTTGATTTCATTGTTTTCTTTCTTCTCGACTTTTGACATTTCTTTTGGAAATAATATTTCTTCAATTATTATCTCTTTTAATTCACTGATTGAAAGCAATTTTTCTTTTATGTATTCCTTATCAAATTTACTTAATAAATGAATTGAAAATTCACTTTCAAATTTTTCGTCTTCAATATCCTCTATAGATGGCGAAGAATAAATAATACTGCCCATCTTTTCCAATTCATTGAAAATAATAAAAGCTCTTGCAGATTTCATTATACAGCTTTTATCGATAACGATTTTAATCCTAAATGATTTATATCCTTGTTTCAAGGCCTCTTCAATGATATCTTTTTCATATATATTTATATCTTGTTCTGTTTCTGTTGGAGTTACCTTAATATTTGTTGCAGCTATTTCATTTTTATCGGAATTTATATTATCAAGTAAGTTGATTAAATCTTCAACATTTAATGTATCATCACCTTTTTCTGTTATCAAATCAACCATTTCACTTAGTGTATCAACACATTTAAATAATATCTCCATTACATTATCTGTAACTTCAATTGTATTATTTCTTATATCCTGTAGTAAGTCCTCCATCTTATGTGATAATTTATTCATATTCCCAAAACCCATTGTAGCCGCCATTCCCTTGATTGTATGAGCAGATCTAAATATTTCATCTATGATATGTTTATCATTACTGTTCTTTTCAAGGTCAAGCAGATTGTTATTTAAGCTTTCAATATGCTCTTGGGATTCCTGTAAAAACATTTCGAGATATTGATTATTATCCATTTTTCCTCCTCCAATACATGCTAAAAATATCTATCACGTTTTTTTAATTTCCTTTCTTCTTCAAAGATAAAAGTTATTATCTGATCGCGAAGTTTATCATTTATATCAACAAATTGTACTCCAATCTCATATCTATCCTTATTTAAATCACATCTGATAATTTTACCTTTAACCGCGATTTCCTTTAATAAATCAGATAATTTTATATTACAAAAAATAATTGGATTATTTGTATTCCTATGTTTTATTACAGCTTTAAATCCCCCACCACTGATATCTTTTATTAAACCTGTAAAAAAATTTTCTTTTCCATCATCTTCTTCTTTATAAGTGAAAGGAATTATTTTCTCCAATCTATAATATTTTCTTCTTTGAATTTTAGTTATTTCTGATATCTGTTTTACCTGTAAAAAAGATAGATTCCCAGAAAATTTATTGATGACCTCTGCATCAAAAGCAAATTGACCATTTTTATTAAAAAATATTATCTGAATAATTGAGTTTAGATGTATCGGAACTAAATGATTATGATAGATGGGTGTATCAATCAATATTGTTCCATCTTTTGATACATCTTCTACTTTAGTAAAGTAATATTTTTTATTTCTTCCTATACCAATTTCTATTCTTTGACCTGGTTTTAAATTCTTTAGCATATTTAACACCCCATTTATCTTTTAAAAATTTTTTTAAAAATTCCCATCAAGCCATCTTGTTTATATTTTACTTCTGTTTTTGAAATTTTCATTGCTATTTCCATAATATCTTTTGATATATTGCTATTTTGATATTTAATAAGTATAGGAATTTGCGCCTTTATACATTCACTTATTCTCCCATCTTCTAATAAAAATCCAAAATCATTAATTTTAATACCTAAAAAATGAGATACTACACTATTAAATCTATTAAATACTTCTTTGTACTCATTGTAATTTTTTGCTTTATTCACAATAATATTGATTACAGTATTTTTTTTAGCAAGCAAGTTTTTTATCAATAAATAAGCATCCATTATTGATGTAGGCTCTGGAGTAATTATTACTAACACTTCATCTGCTGCATTAATAAACTTTTGTACGGTACTATTAATACCTGCTCCTGTATCAATTATTATAAAATCTGAATAAAAATCTAAAATCCTTATATTGTTTAAAAATATATCAAAATCCATATCTGATTTTAAAAAATCAAAATCACCACCGGATGTAATATATTTTAATCCAAGAGGACCTTCGTTTATTATATCGATTATTTTCTTTTTATTATAAAGTAGATCGTACAAAGTATATTTAGATATAGTACCAAGCTCTATTTCAACATTTGAAAAACCTATATCTGCATCAATAAGGAGTGTATTATAACCTAATTTCTTAAGAGCAAGGGATATATTTACTGCTATGCATGTTTTGCCGATTCCCCCCTTTGCTCCAGTTACTGTGATTACCCTGCTTTTTGAATGGGAAGGTTTTGAAAATAATTCTCTTAATTTTTGTGCTTGATCCATATTAATTCACCTTTAATATATTTTTAGTTATAATATCAATATCAGCCAATTGTATATCATCAGGAACATTTTGTCCATTTGTTATGTAAGATAAAGGTTTTTTTGAATAATACACAGAGTTTAATATTGTACTATAATTATCTGTTTCATCCAGTTTTGTAAAAATCAAACTATAATTGTTTATGAATTCATATGTATCAATAATTTTTTTCAAATCCATTGATTTAGTAGCAGCACTTAAGCATAAATAGACTTTATTGCAAGCACTGTATTGAACAAAACTTTTTAACTCATTAATCTTTTTTTCATCATTGTGGCTTCTTCCAGCAGTATCAATAAGAACCATATCATACATATCAAGTTTTTCTTTGGCTTTATGCAATTCAAAAATATTATTAACTACTATTACAGGTACACCAAGAATATCACCATAAATTTTTAATTGATCCACGCCAGCTATTCTAAAAACATCCGCTGCTACAAGAATAACCTTTTTATTTTCTTTTAAAATTAAATTAGAAGCTATCTTTGCAATTGTTGTAGTTTTTCCAACACCTGTTGGTCCAATAAACAGAATCCTGTTTTTTTCAGACATCTTCAACTGTTGTGGAATACCCATAAAAGTTTTCATTCTTTTACGTAATAATTCAATAGTTTCATTATTGATAGACATTAAGCCCTCAGTCAATAAAGAGGTCAATTCTTTATCAACGCCTCTTTCTAATAAAAATTCTACTAAATTATTTGTTTCCTCAAATACAGCATCATCTTTTTCCTTATCTTTTAATGCTTTCAGCAGCATTTTTATCTCAAAAACATCTTTTTTTAAAATATTACTTTCTGATATATGATTTTCTTCTACTGCTGCAAAAACTTCCACTTTTTTCTTTTGAAAAAAACCTTTAATCCCCTTATTTCTTATTTTATTTTGATGTAGTATTATTGCGTTGCTTCCCATATCTAATTTTATCTTTTGCAAAGCATCTTGATAATTATCTGCTATATAGCGTTTAACCTTCATTTAATTTCACCATCCCAATTGATAAAATCTCTATATTTGGTAATAACTCATTATATGATAATACAACAATGTCCCTTGATATTTGTTCAACTAATTTTTTAAAATAAAATCTTATTACAGGAGCCGTTAAAATTATTGGCTGATCTCCCTGTAACATAATCTTCCTTACCGTATCATTAACAGCCCTTATAATCTTTTGCATTAAATCAGGTTCTAAAGTAAGGTAGGTACCATGTTCCGTCTGATTTATTGCACTCTGTATCGATTGTTCAATTGAAGGCTCCAATGTTATAACTTTTATTTTGCCATTTACAGCATATTTATTCGAAATAGTTCTTGATAACGCCTGTCTTACATATTCTGTTAAAATATCCGTATCTCTTGTTGTCGGTACATAATCAGCAAGGGTTTCAAGTATTGTTACCATATCTCTTATTGATAGTTCTTCTCTTAATAAATTACTTAAGACTTTTTCAATTTCTCCAAGACTTAATAATTTTGGTACTATTTCTTCAACAAGAGCAGGATTGGTTGTTTTTATATTGTCAAGCAGTCCTTGTACCTCCTGCCTGCCAATTAATTCGTATGAGTGTTTTTTTATGATATTTGTTAAATGTGTTGATATAACTGATGGCACATCAACAACCGTACATCCTAATGCTTCAGCTTTTGACTTCTCGATTTCTTCAATCCACAAGGCAGGAAATCCAAAAGCAGGTTCTTTATCGGGGATTCCCTTGATACTATCATTTTTATCTCCAGCTTGCATGCACAAATATCTATTAATATAAACCTTCCCCCTTCCTACTTCTGTACCCCTTATCTTTATTACATATTCATCTGGTTTTAATTGTATATTATCTCTTAATCTTACCATTGGAACAACTATTCCAAGGTCAAGGGCTATCTGCCTTCTAATCATTACAATTCTATCTAATAGTTCGTTGCTTGCAAAAGGTATTAATTCATAACCAAATTCTAATTCAATTGGATCTACCTGTAATAAATCATAGACCTTTTTAGGATCCCGTATTTCTTCAAGCTCTTTTATATTTTCAGTTTTTTCATCTTCCTCAGGAATAATTTTTTTATCATTAATATAACCGAGATAACCAAATAATGAACCTATTAATAACAAAGGTATTGCTGGCAACATCGGAATAAATGCCATGATAAACAGCAAAACAGCCGTGATTTTTAATATTTTGGGTTCGCGAAATAACTGTTTTAAAATTTCAGTACCTATATTTGATTCTGAAACTGAACGGGTTACTATTATACCTGTTGCAGTTGAAATCAATAACGCAGGTATTTGACTTACAAGTCCATCTCCAACAGTTAAAATAGTATACGTATTTACAGCTTGAGTGATATCCATTCCCTTCATTGTTATACCAATAACCAACCCTGCTAATATATTTATTACTATTATTATAATACATGCAATTGCATCACCTTTGACAAATTTACTAGCACCATCCATGGAACCGTAAAATTTTGCTTCTTCCTGTATTTTCCTTCTTCTGTTTGTTGCTTCTTTATCAGTAATAATACCAGCATTTAAGTCCGCATCGATAGACATTTGCTTTCCTGGCATTGCATCAAGAGTAAATCTTGCAGAAACTTCTGAAACCCTTTCAGCACCTTTTGTAATAACAATAAACTGAACTATTGCTATTATTATGAAAACAAGTAAACCCACTATAGGATTACCACCTATGACAAAACTACCAAAGGCCTGTATTACTTGTCCAGCAAAGGCTTTACTTAAAATAAGCCTCGTGCTTGAAATGTTTAGAGATAATCTTAATAATGTGGTAACAAGAAGTATGGAAGGAAATATTGAGAACTCCATTGGGTCTTTTATGTACATTGTTGTAAGCAGTATTATAATCGATAAAGTTATATTTAAAATTAACAAAAAATCCATTATCTCTGTCGGTACCGGTATAATAATTATCAATATTATACAAACGACAAAAATGGCTGCAAGTGAATCAGAGTATTTCAAAATAATCCTCCTATTCTTCCTTTAAACTATAAACATATGCAAGAACTTCCGCAACAGCCTGATATAATTCAGGTGGAATAATATCTCCTATCTCCGCTGATTTATAAAGAGCCTGTGCTAAAGGCTTGTTTTCGACAATAGCGATATTGTATTTTTGGGCTTCTTCTTTGATTTTAATAGCTACAAGGTCCTGCCCCTTTGCAATAACGATAGGTGCATCATTTATTTTATTGTCGTACATTAATGCAACTGCAATATGAGTAGGATTTGTAATGATTACATCTGCTTTACTTATATCCCTCATCATTCTCCTCATCGAAATCTGCCTTTGTTTTCTTTTGATTGCTGATTTTATTTGTGGATTTCCCTCTGTTTCTTTAAATTCTTCTTTTATATCATCTTTACTCATTTTTATATTTGCTTCAAACTCTCTCCACTGAAATATATAATCTATTATGCTAAGTACAATTAAAACAATTGATATTTTTAAAAGCACACCACTTATTATGCAAAGACTGTACTTCATTATATCCTGTACAGACATATCAAGCAATTCTGGTATTCCTTTATATTGTCCTATTAGGAAAGAGTAAATTACATATATCATTATTGAAATCTTCGCTACGGCTTTAACAAGCTCCAACAATGCTTTTTTCGAAAATATTCTTTTGAATCCTTCAAAAGGATTTATTCTTTCAATCTTTATATTTAAAGGCTCTAATGTAAACAGAAATCCAACTTGTGCATATGTAATTACTATGGATATCAAAAAAACTGCTAATATTATTGGTAATATAATTCCTATGAAATTTGAAAAAATAACATTTCCAAACCGTTCTATTCCTTTAACTGTAAACACTTCATCATTTGCACCTGGATAAGTGTAAAATAAATATTTAAACAAATTAATAAATTTACTTTCTATTGAATCCAATGATAAATATAAAACTGAAAATCCGGTTATCAAAATTAATGCCGATGTTATTTCTTTACTTTGAAAAACCTGACCTTTTTTTCTAATATCCTGTCTTTTTTTAGGTGTAGCCGGCTCAGTTTTTCCACCGGCAAAAAGCTGTATATTCATAGCTTAAACATCATCCTTTTATCATTGCTTTCATTAACAAAAATATATCTGCATACATGCCGTTAAACAAGACATCAATTATTGACAGATACATCGGCAGCATAATAAACAAAGTAAAAATTCCTATAAAAATTTTTAAAGGCATACCAACCATAAAAACATTAAGCTGTGGTATTGTCCTTGATATAATGCTTAACGTCAAATCCGACAAAATTGTAGCAAGGATTATTGGAAAACTAATCCTAAAACCTAATATAAACATCGTTGACACTATTTTTGTTATTATACTATTCATATTGTTTAATTGGAATGATATTCCTCCTACGGGTATTAAAACATAACTTTTGGCAAGCATAATAAACAAAACATGGTGTCCATTAATTAGCAAAAACAAAAGCAAGGTTATTATGTAAATAAAATTTCCCATAAGAGGTACCTGTGTTTCACTTTGCAAATCCAGTATATTTACTATCCCAAATCCTAATTGGTAATCTATGAGCTGACCAGCAAGATAAATTGCACTGAAATAAATCATTGAAGCAAGCCCTATTAATAAACCAACAACAAATTCCGTAAAAACTATCCATGTATATTGGTATATATTATTCATATCAATGTTTACCTGAACAAAATTCATCAGTATAAGGGTTGTAAAAAAAGCTAATCCAACCTTAAATATAGACGGCAGTGTTTTTGTCCCAAATATTGGTGTAAGTATAAAAATACCCAATATTCTTACAAAAATAATTATAAAATATTGAATATTATTTAATATAACATCACTTATCCACATATTTAACCTACTTAATAAAATTATTTATATTCATAAATAATTTTTGTGTATAATTTATCATTGTTGTTAACATCCATGGTCCAAACAAGATAATCGATATAAATACGGCTATTATTTTAGGAACAAATGTCAATGTTTGTTCCTGCAACTGCGTGGTAGCCTGAAAAATACTGATTATAAGTCCTACCAAAAGAGCTATAATAAGGAGAGGTGCAGATATCAAAATAGTAATTTTTAATGCCTCTCTTCCTATGTCAAGTACTATACCTGTATTCACAAAACCACCCCTATCTAAATCCTATAATTAATGATTTGACAAGTAAATTCCAACCATCTACTAATATAAACAATAACAACTTAAACGGTAAAGATATTAATACCGGAGGTAACATAAACATTCCCATTGACATTAAAACACTGGCAACTACCATATCTATTATCAAAAAAGGTATATATATTAAAAATCCAATTTCAAATGCCGTTTTTAATTCGCTTATTATAAATGATGGTATTACAATTCTCATTGGCAATTCTTCAACATTATTTATCTTGGATTTCGACAATTCTATAAATAAATTTAAATCATTTTTTCTTGTTTGTTTTAGCATGAAATTTTTTAAGGGCTCTTTTGCATTTGTATATGCCTGCTGTATTGATATTCTTCCTGCTATATAAGGCTGTAAAGCACTATTGTTTATTTGAGTACCTATTGGTGCCATAATAAACAATGTTAAAAATAAAGAAAGACCTATCAAGACTTGATTCGGAGGCATTTGCTGAAGACCAAGGGCATTCCTTAAAAAGGATAGCACTATTATTATTCTTGTAAAAGATGTCATCATAATTAATATTGATGGCGCAAGGGATAAAACAGTTAATAATAAAACAATTTGAAGGCTTGTTGCTATATCTTTAGGATTTGATGAAAAACCTAAGGATATTCCTAAATTTGGAGTTGCAGGATCTGCATAGGCAGTTCCTGTGAGTAAAACAATTAATATCCCTGTAACTATGCTAATTTTTTTCATCGATATCATTTTTATTACCGCCTAAATACTTATTAGATAAGGTTTTTAATTTTTTAAGTGAAATATCAAGATTGCATTTAAAATCATTTTTTTTGTTTTCCATTACTGCTATATCCTCTTTTTTTATCTTTTTTATATAATTTATATTACTGCTTGTTACGCCAATCAATATGTATTCGCTGCCTACTTTTACAATATAGAGATTTTTATCATGTCCCAAAAATATATGTTCAATTACTTGCATATTATTACTTTTGGTATAACTTAAAGTTTTCTGATTCAATATTTTCGTTACAAAATAAGCCATAAATAGAATAAATACAAAAATCGCCAAAAACCATATGATATTAAATAATGTTCCTGTAAAGCCCGTCATATTTTACTCCTCATTTCAACATCTTTTTTATTGCTTCTATCACTCTATCAGGTTGAAAGGGTTTCACAATAAAATCTTTTGCACCTGCCTGTATAGCTTCAATAACCATTGCCTGCTGTCCCATCGCTGAACACATTATTATCTTGGCATCAGGATCTTTTTCTTTAATAAGTTTTACAGCCTGTATTCCATCAACTTCAGGCATTGTGATATCCATAATTACAAGGTCGGGTTTTTCCTTTATATATTCTTCTACTGCTATTCCACCATTTTCCGCTTCTATTACTGTTCCAAGGTCATTTTTCGTTAAAATATCTTTAATCATCATTCTCATAAATGCTGCATCATCAACAATTAGTATCTTACTCATCATCTATTCCTCCCCTTAATTATATGGAATTAATCCTTTTATTTTCCTGAATTATATCAATTATCCTAACTCCAAAGTTTTCATCGATAACTACCACTTCTCCTTTTGCAATAAATTTTCCATTTACAAGTATATCAACAGGTTCACCTGCAATTTTATCGAGTTCAATAATTGAACCCTCATTTAATTCCAATATGTCTTTTATTAATTTTTTTGTCCTTCCCAGCTCAACTGTAACATTAAGAGGTATATCCATAATTAATTTTAAATTATCTTCGTTCTCTTCTCCTC
This is a stretch of genomic DNA from Aceticella autotrophica. It encodes these proteins:
- a CDS encoding chemotaxis protein CheA; the encoded protein is MDNNQYLEMFLQESQEHIESLNNNLLDLEKNSNDKHIIDEIFRSAHTIKGMAATMGFGNMNKLSHKMEDLLQDIRNNTIEVTDNVMEILFKCVDTLSEMVDLITEKGDDTLNVEDLINLLDNINSDKNEIAATNIKVTPTETEQDINIYEKDIIEEALKQGYKSFRIKIVIDKSCIMKSARAFIIFNELEKMGSIIYSSPSIEDIEDEKFESEFSIHLLSKFDKEYIKEKLLSISELKEIIIEEILFPKEMSKVEKKENNEIKNVQKNTKTTKTVRVDIERLDNLMNLVSELIIVKTRLEDIESDNKNSEKAATIEYLERITTNLHDAVMKVRMVPVERVFSRFPRMVRDVSRELNKKITLNMYGEETEVDRTIIDEIGDPLVHLIRNSIDHGIETPEERIKIKKPETGIINLKAYHEGNNVIIEVSDDGAGIDLDKIKTKAIEKGFMSKEELNQISKDKIIKILFEPGFSTSDKISDISGRGVGLDVVKTKIEALNGDVDVITEKNKGTKFVIKLPLTLAIIQALLVKVGDEKYAFPLNSISEVVHKNINEIHKVQGKEVILYRGKVIPLIRLNEILEIENTGLNVDLICVILKKGENLAACIIDELIGQQEIVIKPLGKYLSNIKIVSGATILGDGQVALIIDSNNLF
- a CDS encoding flagellar brake protein; its protein translation is MLKNLKPGQRIEIGIGRNKKYYFTKVEDVSKDGTILIDTPIYHNHLVPIHLNSIIQIIFFNKNGQFAFDAEVINKFSGNLSFLQVKQISEITKIQRRKYYRLEKIIPFTYKEEDDGKENFFTGLIKDISGGGFKAVIKHRNTNNPIIFCNIKLSDLLKEIAVKGKIIRCDLNKDRYEIGVQFVDINDKLRDQIITFIFEEERKLKKRDRYF
- a CDS encoding MinD/ParA family ATP-binding protein — protein: MDQAQKLRELFSKPSHSKSRVITVTGAKGGIGKTCIAVNISLALKKLGYNTLLIDADIGFSNVEIELGTISKYTLYDLLYNKKKIIDIINEGPLGLKYITSGGDFDFLKSDMDFDIFLNNIRILDFYSDFIIIDTGAGINSTVQKFINAADEVLVIITPEPTSIMDAYLLIKNLLAKKNTVINIIVNKAKNYNEYKEVFNRFNSVVSHFLGIKINDFGFLLEDGRISECIKAQIPILIKYQNSNISKDIMEIAMKISKTEVKYKQDGLMGIFKKIFKR
- a CDS encoding DEAD/DEAH box helicase family protein, which produces MKVKRYIADNYQDALQKIKLDMGSNAIILHQNKIRNKGIKGFFQKKKVEVFAAVEENHISESNILKKDVFEIKMLLKALKDKEKDDAVFEETNNLVEFLLERGVDKELTSLLTEGLMSINNETIELLRKRMKTFMGIPQQLKMSEKNRILFIGPTGVGKTTTIAKIASNLILKENKKVILVAADVFRIAGVDQLKIYGDILGVPVIVVNNIFELHKAKEKLDMYDMVLIDTAGRSHNDEKKINELKSFVQYSACNKVYLCLSAATKSMDLKKIIDTYEFINNYSLIFTKLDETDNYSTILNSVYYSKKPLSYITNGQNVPDDIQLADIDIITKNILKVN
- the flhA gene encoding flagellar biosynthesis protein FlhA produces the protein MKYSDSLAAIFVVCIILIIIIPVPTEIMDFLLILNITLSIIILLTTMYIKDPMEFSIFPSILLVTTLLRLSLNISSTRLILSKAFAGQVIQAFGSFVIGGNPIVGLLVFIIIAIVQFIVITKGAERVSEVSARFTLDAMPGKQMSIDADLNAGIITDKEATNRRRKIQEEAKFYGSMDGASKFVKGDAIACIIIIVINILAGLVIGITMKGMDITQAVNTYTILTVGDGLVSQIPALLISTATGIIVTRSVSESNIGTEILKQLFREPKILKITAVLLFIMAFIPMLPAIPLLLIGSLFGYLGYINDKKIIPEEDEKTENIKELEEIRDPKKVYDLLQVDPIELEFGYELIPFASNELLDRIVMIRRQIALDLGIVVPMVRLRDNIQLKPDEYVIKIRGTEVGRGKVYINRYLCMQAGDKNDSIKGIPDKEPAFGFPALWIEEIEKSKAEALGCTVVDVPSVISTHLTNIIKKHSYELIGRQEVQGLLDNIKTTNPALVEEIVPKLLSLGEIEKVLSNLLREELSIRDMVTILETLADYVPTTRDTDILTEYVRQALSRTISNKYAVNGKIKVITLEPSIEQSIQSAINQTEHGTYLTLEPDLMQKIIRAVNDTVRKIMLQGDQPIILTAPVIRFYFKKLVEQISRDIVVLSYNELLPNIEILSIGMVKLNEG
- the flhB gene encoding flagellar biosynthesis protein FlhB, which translates into the protein MNIQLFAGGKTEPATPKKRQDIRKKGQVFQSKEITSALILITGFSVLYLSLDSIESKFINLFKYLFYTYPGANDEVFTVKGIERFGNVIFSNFIGIILPIILAVFLISIVITYAQVGFLFTLEPLNIKIERINPFEGFKRIFSKKALLELVKAVAKISIMIYVIYSFLIGQYKGIPELLDMSVQDIMKYSLCIISGVLLKISIVLIVLSIIDYIFQWREFEANIKMSKDDIKEEFKETEGNPQIKSAIKRKQRQISMRRMMRDISKADVIITNPTHIAVALMYDNKINDAPIVIAKGQDLVAIKIKEEAQKYNIAIVENKPLAQALYKSAEIGDIIPPELYQAVAEVLAYVYSLKEE
- the fliR gene encoding flagellar biosynthetic protein FliR — translated: MWISDVILNNIQYFIIIFVRILGIFILTPIFGTKTLPSIFKVGLAFFTTLILMNFVQVNIDMNNIYQYTWIVFTEFVVGLLIGLASMIYFSAIYLAGQLIDYQLGFGIVNILDLQSETQVPLMGNFIYIITLLLFLLINGHHVLFIMLAKSYVLIPVGGISFQLNNMNSIITKIVSTMFILGFRISFPIILATILSDLTLSIISRTIPQLNVFMVGMPLKIFIGIFTLFIMLPMYLSIIDVLFNGMYADIFLLMKAMIKG
- the fliQ gene encoding flagellar biosynthesis protein FliQ, whose amino-acid sequence is MNTGIVLDIGREALKITILISAPLLIIALLVGLIISIFQATTQLQEQTLTFVPKIIAVFISIILFGPWMLTTMINYTQKLFMNINNFIK
- the fliP gene encoding flagellar type III secretion system pore protein FliP (The bacterial flagellar biogenesis protein FliP forms a type III secretion system (T3SS)-type pore required for flagellar assembly.), which encodes MISMKKISIVTGILIVLLTGTAYADPATPNLGISLGFSSNPKDIATSLQIVLLLTVLSLAPSILIMMTSFTRIIIVLSFLRNALGLQQMPPNQVLIGLSLFLTLFIMAPIGTQINNSALQPYIAGRISIQQAYTNAKEPLKNFMLKQTRKNDLNLFIELSKSKINNVEELPMRIVIPSFIISELKTAFEIGFLIYIPFLIIDMVVASVLMSMGMFMLPPVLISLPFKLLLFILVDGWNLLVKSLIIGFR
- the fliO gene encoding flagellar biosynthetic protein FliO, with the translated sequence MTGFTGTLFNIIWFLAIFVFILFMAYFVTKILNQKTLSYTKSNNMQVIEHIFLGHDKNLYIVKVGSEYILIGVTSSNINYIKKIKKEDIAVMENKKNDFKCNLDISLKKLKTLSNKYLGGNKNDIDEKN
- a CDS encoding response regulator; this encodes MSKILIVDDAAFMRMMIKDILTKNDLGTVIEAENGGIAVEEYIKEKPDLVIMDITMPEVDGIQAVKLIKEKDPDAKIIMCSAMGQQAMVIEAIQAGAKDFIVKPFQPDRVIEAIKKMLK